The proteins below are encoded in one region of Candidatus Krumholzibacteriota bacterium:
- a CDS encoding GspH/FimT family pseudopilin, which translates to MTNTRAGFTLIELMVSILIIGLVAVLSVPMYGRFSQNWKLNGEAQQFAAALRTARSAAVMKNINTVFVFDTDNNEYFFFEDEDRDGSRDMNEYRSATYELYEGIVITAHTLSTTTLTFGHLGNTRESGSITLRNNNNNIKAVRIFGGTGNITVD; encoded by the coding sequence ATGACGAACACACGCGCAGGATTCACACTGATCGAGTTGATGGTCTCCATACTGATCATCGGGCTCGTCGCCGTGCTCTCCGTGCCGATGTACGGCCGTTTCTCCCAGAACTGGAAGCTCAACGGCGAGGCGCAGCAATTCGCCGCCGCGCTGCGGACGGCCCGCTCGGCGGCGGTCATGAAGAACATCAACACGGTGTTCGTCTTCGATACGGACAACAACGAGTACTTCTTCTTCGAGGACGAGGATCGCGACGGCTCGCGCGACATGAACGAGTACCGCAGCGCCACCTACGAGCTCTACGAGGGAATCGTCATCACCGCGCATACGCTCTCGACGACGACGCTCACCTTCGGACACCTGGGGAACACGCGCGAGAGCGGTTCGATCACCCTCAGGAACAACAACAACAATATCAAGGCCGTCCGGATCTTCGGCGGCACGGGCAACATTACCGTCGATTGA
- a CDS encoding metallophosphoesterase produces the protein MTDCLFVSDLHGRMDRYRKLFAVVAGERPRALFVGGDILPHVPGKPRDFLGEYLLPELARLRADLGEEAPRVFLVLGNDDGRADEERLLEAEAAGILSYAHGRAAAFGTWSVYGYAFTPPSPFLLKDWERYDVSRYVDPGCISPEEGSYSVPVAPEKARYATISEDLGRLAGSADLSRAVFLFHAPPYRTALDRAALDGRMIDHVPVDVHVGSIAIRRFIESRQPLLTLHGHVHESARLTGSWRETIGRTLSLSAAHDGPELAIVRFSLDDPGGATRELH, from the coding sequence ATGACCGATTGCCTCTTCGTCTCCGACCTCCACGGGCGGATGGACCGGTACCGGAAGCTCTTCGCGGTCGTCGCCGGCGAGCGGCCGCGGGCGCTGTTCGTCGGAGGCGACATCCTCCCCCACGTCCCCGGAAAGCCGAGGGATTTCCTGGGAGAGTATCTGCTGCCCGAGCTCGCGCGCCTGCGCGCCGATCTCGGAGAGGAGGCGCCGCGGGTCTTTCTCGTCCTCGGCAACGACGACGGCCGCGCCGACGAGGAGCGCCTCCTCGAGGCGGAGGCCGCCGGGATCCTCTCCTACGCCCACGGCCGGGCGGCGGCGTTCGGAACGTGGTCGGTCTACGGCTACGCCTTCACACCGCCGAGCCCCTTTCTCCTCAAGGACTGGGAGCGGTACGACGTCTCCCGCTACGTCGACCCGGGATGCATCTCTCCCGAGGAGGGGTCGTATTCCGTTCCCGTCGCGCCGGAGAAAGCCAGGTACGCGACGATCTCGGAGGATCTCGGGCGCCTCGCCGGCTCGGCCGACCTGTCCCGCGCCGTCTTCCTCTTCCACGCGCCCCCCTACCGCACGGCGCTCGACCGAGCCGCGCTCGACGGGCGGATGATCGACCACGTGCCGGTCGACGTCCACGTGGGATCCATCGCCATCCGGCGTTTCATCGAGTCGCGGCAGCCGCTCCTCACACTGCACGGCCACGTCCACGAATCGGCGCGCCTGACCGGCTCATGGCGGGAGACGATCGGCCGCACGCTCTCCCTCTCGGCGGCGCACGACGGCCCCGAGCTGGCGATCGTGAGGTTCTCGCTGGATGATCCAGGCGGGGCGACGAGGGAATTGCATTAG
- a CDS encoding nucleotidyltransferase domain-containing protein, with product MTDGKDRVEDLIHFFREREKELECLYRIEEILKSPDAEIGEVCRGIIEAIPSGWQYPDVCSVLVTIGTDRYSTPGFVETPWMLVSDIPLQDKKAGEIAVFYTRQMPLADNGPFLRQEQRLLGTIAGRLGNFLLHQMLRRAAEGQNGAGERESGGDWEVVLNLLRHTDRSLFVTLSEKMLNHLCWTGVAEAETLRKEIAPAEADIAGEGGTEINTPHRRQNLDISDALSFRIFRIAEKRYTEDQILAYLRKWIQDDKLKYLVHVSNRNLTLAEVIGALRTYRDASPEGIELSSASRMGVVVSLIRRLLSTQLDYINVAKNYIDIRDFFGVIDRIIYTAESHGRLGGKCAGLVLAMQIIRKTAGEGDPLASIRMPKSWYITSDVLLSFLRYNNLGDVVEQKYKDINQVRVEYPHVIQTFKNGTFPPEIVQGLSVMLDDFGDRPLIIRSSSLLEDSMGAAFSGKYKSFFVANQGSKKERLDALLDAVAEVYASTFGPDPIEYRAERGLLDFNEEMAIMIQEVVGERVGDFFLPAFSGVAFSRNEFRWSPRIRREDGLIRMVPGLGTRAVDRVSDDYPVLVAPGQPGLRVNVATEEIVHYSPRKIDVINLQTNSFETMEIDELLRAPGVEYPMIEKLVSIYDGNNLRRPMAMDVDPGRDDLVFTFEGLVGGTPFVRQVDTMLKLLEEKLGTPVDIEFAHNGRDFHLLQCRPQSYSEDSVSSPIPQDTPADRTIFTAKKYISNGRVPDITHIVYVDPDRYAELPERADLVAVGRAVGQLNKLLPKRQFILMGPGRWGSRGDIKLGVSVGYADINNTAVLVEIAREKGGYKPDLSFGTHFFQDLVEGRIRYLPLFPDDDGIVFNEKFLLGSENILSEVLPEFADLAGTVRLIDVPKATGGQVLRVLMNAELGEAVGVLSEATGANEPVEWVEPEESRAVDISWVWRLRMAEHIAAQLDPERFGVAGFYVFGSTKNATAGMGSDIDIIVHFRGTKKQRADLLNWLEGWSLCLDRINYLRTGYRTGGLLDVHIVTDRDIEKRTSFAVKIGAVTDAARPLPMKQP from the coding sequence ATGACTGACGGAAAAGACCGTGTCGAGGACCTGATCCACTTCTTCCGCGAGCGCGAGAAGGAGCTCGAGTGCCTCTACCGGATCGAGGAGATCCTCAAGTCCCCCGACGCGGAGATCGGCGAGGTCTGCCGCGGCATCATCGAGGCGATCCCCTCGGGCTGGCAGTACCCTGACGTCTGCAGCGTGCTCGTCACCATCGGGACCGACCGGTACAGCACGCCGGGATTCGTCGAGACGCCGTGGATGCTCGTGTCCGACATCCCGCTCCAGGACAAGAAGGCGGGGGAGATCGCCGTCTTCTACACGCGGCAGATGCCCCTCGCCGACAACGGGCCGTTCCTCAGGCAGGAACAGCGGCTCCTCGGCACGATCGCCGGCCGCCTCGGCAACTTCCTGCTCCACCAGATGCTCCGCAGGGCGGCCGAGGGGCAGAACGGCGCCGGCGAGCGGGAGAGCGGCGGGGACTGGGAGGTCGTCCTCAACCTCCTCAGGCATACCGATCGCAGCCTCTTCGTCACCCTCTCGGAGAAGATGCTCAACCACCTCTGCTGGACGGGCGTGGCCGAGGCGGAGACCCTGCGCAAGGAGATCGCGCCGGCCGAGGCCGACATCGCCGGCGAGGGGGGCACGGAGATCAACACGCCGCACCGGCGCCAGAACCTCGACATCAGCGACGCCCTGAGCTTCCGGATCTTCCGCATCGCCGAGAAGCGCTACACCGAGGACCAGATACTCGCCTACCTCCGCAAGTGGATCCAGGACGACAAGCTGAAGTACCTCGTCCACGTCTCGAACCGCAACCTCACGCTCGCCGAGGTGATCGGGGCGCTCCGCACCTACCGCGACGCCTCGCCCGAGGGGATCGAGCTCTCGAGCGCGTCGCGCATGGGCGTCGTCGTCTCGCTGATCAGGCGGCTCCTCTCCACGCAGCTCGACTACATCAACGTGGCGAAGAACTATATCGACATACGCGATTTCTTCGGCGTCATCGACCGGATCATCTACACGGCGGAGAGCCACGGGCGCCTCGGGGGGAAATGCGCCGGTCTCGTCCTCGCCATGCAGATCATCCGCAAGACCGCCGGCGAGGGGGATCCCCTCGCCTCGATCAGGATGCCGAAGAGCTGGTACATCACCTCCGACGTGCTCCTCTCCTTTCTCCGCTACAACAACCTCGGCGACGTCGTCGAGCAGAAGTACAAGGACATCAACCAGGTGCGCGTCGAGTACCCGCACGTCATCCAGACCTTCAAGAACGGCACCTTTCCGCCGGAGATCGTCCAGGGACTGTCCGTGATGCTCGACGATTTCGGCGACCGGCCCCTCATCATCCGGTCGTCGAGCCTCCTCGAGGACAGCATGGGCGCCGCCTTCTCCGGGAAGTACAAGAGCTTCTTCGTGGCGAACCAGGGATCGAAGAAGGAGCGACTCGACGCGCTGCTCGACGCCGTCGCCGAGGTCTACGCCTCCACCTTCGGCCCCGATCCGATCGAGTACCGCGCCGAGCGGGGGCTCCTCGATTTCAACGAGGAGATGGCGATCATGATCCAGGAGGTCGTCGGCGAGCGCGTCGGCGACTTCTTCCTGCCCGCCTTCTCCGGGGTCGCCTTCAGCCGGAACGAGTTCCGGTGGTCGCCGCGGATCAGGCGCGAGGACGGCCTCATCCGCATGGTGCCCGGGCTGGGGACGCGGGCGGTCGACCGGGTCAGCGACGACTATCCCGTGCTGGTCGCGCCGGGGCAGCCCGGGCTCCGCGTCAACGTGGCCACCGAGGAGATCGTCCACTACTCGCCGAGGAAGATCGACGTGATCAACCTCCAAACGAACAGTTTCGAGACGATGGAGATCGACGAGCTCCTCCGCGCGCCCGGCGTGGAGTACCCGATGATCGAGAAGCTCGTCTCGATCTACGACGGAAACAACCTCCGCCGGCCGATGGCGATGGACGTCGATCCCGGGCGGGACGACCTCGTCTTCACCTTCGAGGGGCTCGTCGGCGGCACCCCGTTCGTGCGCCAGGTGGACACGATGCTGAAGCTGCTCGAGGAGAAGCTCGGCACGCCCGTCGACATCGAGTTCGCGCACAACGGCAGGGATTTCCACCTGCTGCAGTGCCGGCCGCAGAGCTATTCGGAGGACAGCGTCTCATCGCCGATCCCGCAGGATACGCCAGCCGACAGGACGATCTTCACGGCGAAGAAATACATCTCGAACGGCCGCGTCCCCGACATCACGCACATCGTCTACGTCGATCCGGACCGGTACGCCGAGTTGCCGGAACGCGCCGACCTCGTGGCGGTCGGGCGGGCCGTGGGGCAGCTCAACAAGCTCCTCCCCAAACGGCAGTTCATCTTGATGGGCCCGGGACGGTGGGGCAGCAGGGGCGACATCAAGCTCGGCGTGAGCGTGGGGTACGCCGACATCAACAACACGGCCGTCCTCGTCGAGATCGCCCGGGAGAAGGGCGGCTACAAGCCCGATCTCTCCTTCGGCACCCATTTCTTCCAGGATCTCGTCGAGGGGCGGATCCGCTACCTGCCCCTCTTCCCCGACGACGACGGGATCGTCTTCAACGAGAAATTCCTCCTCGGCTCCGAAAACATCCTCTCCGAGGTCCTTCCCGAGTTCGCGGATCTCGCAGGCACGGTGCGGTTGATCGACGTGCCGAAGGCCACCGGCGGCCAGGTTCTCCGCGTGCTGATGAACGCCGAGCTCGGCGAGGCGGTCGGGGTCCTCTCGGAGGCGACGGGAGCGAACGAGCCGGTCGAATGGGTCGAGCCGGAGGAGTCGCGCGCCGTCGACATCTCCTGGGTGTGGCGGCTCCGCATGGCCGAGCACATCGCCGCCCAGCTCGATCCGGAGCGGTTCGGTGTGGCGGGCTTCTACGTCTTCGGCAGCACGAAGAACGCGACGGCGGGGATGGGAAGCGATATCGACATCATCGTCCATTTCCGGGGGACGAAAAAGCAGCGCGCCGACCTGCTCAACTGGCTCGAGGGGTGGAGCCTCTGCCTCGACCGGATCAACTACCTGCGGACGGGGTACCGGACCGGCGGCCTGCTCGACGTGCACATCGTCACCGACCGGGACATCGAGAAACGGACGAGCTTCGCCGTCAAGATCGGAGCCGTCACCGACGCCGCCCGGCCGCTGCCGATGAAGCAGCCCTGA